In Thermoanaerobaculia bacterium, a single genomic region encodes these proteins:
- a CDS encoding DoxX family protein — MKTAFLMGRIIVGAFFLYNAADHFVNRTMLAGFAASKGVPFPEIAVPAAGVLLLIAGVSFLLGWKPVVGITAITVFLIPVSIFMHAFWKEAGAARMADMVNFTKNMALLGAAWMFAAIPRPWNASVESAGRASEIPQVEYPPRRTAAG, encoded by the coding sequence ATGAAGACGGCATTCCTGATGGGCAGAATCATCGTCGGAGCGTTCTTCCTGTACAACGCCGCGGACCATTTCGTGAACCGGACGATGCTCGCCGGATTCGCGGCATCGAAAGGCGTTCCGTTTCCCGAGATCGCCGTGCCGGCGGCCGGCGTGCTTCTCCTGATCGCGGGCGTGAGCTTCCTCCTGGGCTGGAAGCCGGTCGTCGGCATCACGGCGATCACGGTGTTCCTGATTCCCGTGTCGATCTTCATGCACGCGTTCTGGAAGGAAGCCGGCGCGGCACGGATGGCGGACATGGTGAATTTCACGAAGAACATGGCGCTTCTCGGCGCGGCGTGGATGTTCGCGGCGATCCCGCGTCCCTGGAACGCGAGCGTGGAGTCCGCGGGCCGCGCGAGCGAGATTCCCCAGGTCGAGTATCCGCCGCGCCGCACGGCGGC